The proteins below come from a single Ochotona princeps isolate mOchPri1 chromosome 13, mOchPri1.hap1, whole genome shotgun sequence genomic window:
- the SYNPO2L gene encoding synaptopodin 2-like protein isoform X4, which translates to MGAEEEVLVTLSGGAPWGFRLQGGAEQRKPLQVSKIRRRSQAGRAGLRERDQLVAVNGVSCTSLSHASAMHLIDASGNQLVLTVRRSAEEGPMRSPSPRELQVLSPVSPLSPEPPGAPVSQPLQPGSLRSPPDSEAYYGETDSDIDGPATQEKPRRPRRRGPTRPTPPGAPPDEVYLSDSPAEPAPATPRPSSQGGDSRVSSPSWEEGVALQPPLAEALLLPHGPLRPGPHLIPMVGPVPHPVAEDLTTSYTQKAKQAKLQRAESLQEKSVKEAKTKCRTIASLLTAAPNPHSKGVLMFKKRRQRAKKYTLVSFGAAAGTGTGEEEDGVPPTSESELDDEAFSDARSLTNQSDWDSPYLDMELARVGSSATDSQVPGLTDVSGRGVQLFEQQRQRAASSTQEPAHGGPAALFNGQGLQSPPPPRAQSAPPEAAVPPPSSLPAPISSPSPYPAGGVAPSTPAAGVFNRSARPFTPGFQGQRPGTTSVIFRPLAPKRASESQRGPSPAPPPFVSPPPSFTTTVDPSPAAASVPASGSPSTPRSSGPVTATSSLYIPAPSRPVTPGGAPEPPVPPSAAAMTSTASIFLSAPLRPSARPEAPATGPGTPSSREQRISVPAARTGILQEARRRGTRKQMFRQGKEETKNSPNPELLSLVQNLDEKPRAGGAESGPEDDALSLGAEACNFMQPPGGKSYKTVPAPKTPPPAAPKTPPPVAPKPSARGLLDGLVNGAASSAGISEPPRLQGRGGELFAKRQSRADSAAPTPAQLRFSGHSSSVLQSCWTPGELTTA; encoded by the exons ATGGGTGCTGAGGAGGAGGTGCTGGTCACACTGTCAGGGGGAGCCCCCTGGGGCTTCCGACTTCAGGGTGGGGCCGAGCAGAGGAAACCCTTACAGGTGTCCAAG ATCCGCAGACGGAGCCAGGCTGGCAGAGCAGGACTCCGAGAGAGGGACCAGCTTGTGGCAGTCAATGGGGTCTCCTGCACCAGCCTCTCTCATGCCAGTGCCATGCATCTTATTGATGCCTCGGGGAACCAGCTTGTCCTCACTGTGCGACG GTCAGCAGAGGAGGGACCCATGCGATCTCCATCCCCGAGGGAGCTCCAGGTGCTGTCTCCTGTATCCCCACTGAGTCCTGAGCCTCCTGGcgctcctgtctcccagcctctTCAGCCTGGGAGCCTCCGCTCACCCCCTGACAGTGAAGCTTACTATGGAGAGACAGATAGCGACATTGAcggccctgccacccaggagaaGCCTCGCCGCCCCCGGCGCCGTGGCCCCACACGACCCACCCCTCCAGGAGCCCCACCTGATGAAGTCTACCTATCAGACAGTCCTGCAGAGCCTGCACCTGCCACTCCTAGGCCTTCTAGCCAGGGCGGTGACAGCCGTGTGAGCTCCCCATCTTGGGAGGAGGGAGTGGCTCTCCAGCCACCCCTAGCTGAAGCCCTACTGTTACCTCATGGTCCCCTTCGGCCAGGCCCTCATCTCATCCCCATGGTGGGGCCTGTTCCCCATCCAGTGGCAGAAGATCTTACTACCAGCTACACCCAGAAGGCCAAGCAAGCCA AGCTGCAACGGGCAGAAAGCCTTCAGGAGAAGAGTGTGAAGGAGGCCAAGACCAAATGCCGGACCATCGCCTCCCTGCTGACCGCAGCCCCCAACCCCCACTCCAAGGGGGTGCTTATGTTTAAGAAACGGCGGCAGCGAGCCAAGAAGTACACTCTAGTGAGCTTCGGGGCCGCAGCCGGGACAGGtactggggaggaggaggacggggTCCCCCCAACCAGTGAGTCTGAGCTGGACGACGAGGCCTTCTCTGACGCCCGCAGCCTCACCAATCAGTCGGACTGGGACAGTCCCTATCTGGACATGGAGCTGGCCAGGGTGGGTTCCAGCGCGACCGACAGCCAGGTCCCCGGGCTGACTGACGTCTCTGGGCGAGGGGTTCAGCTCTTTGAACAGCAGCGCCAGCGTGCTGCCTCCAGTACCCAGGAGCCTGCTCACGGTGGCCCAGCGGCCTTGTTCAATGGGCAGGGTCTGCAGTCGCCGCCTCCTCCTCGGGCCCAGAGTGCTCCCCCGGAGGCAGCCGTGCCCCCGCCCAGCTCTCTGCCAGCCCCCATCAGCAGCCCCAGCCCCTACCCTGCGGGGGGTGTGGCGCCCTCCACCCCGGCCGCCGGGGTCTTCAACCGGTCAGCCAGGCCCTTTACCCCGGGCTTCCAAGGGCAGCGGCCAGGTACTACCTCGGTCATTTTCCGTCCCCTGGCACCCAAGAGGGCGAGTGAAAGCCAGAGAGGCCCGAGCCCCGCCCCACCTCCCTTCGTGTCCCCTCCGCCCAGCTTCACCACCACGGTGGATCCCAGCCCCGCCGCCGCCTCCGTGCCGGCCTCTGGCTCCCCCAGTACCCCACGCTCCTCGGGTCCTGTGACTGCCACCAGCTCCCTCTACATCCCTGCTCCCAGTCGGCCTGTTACCCCAGGTGGAGCTCCAGAACCTCCCGTCCCCCCCAGCGCAGCTGCCATGACCTCCACCGCTTCTATCTTCCTATCGGCGCCTCTGCGACCCTCGGCGCGTCCAGAGGCGCCGGCCACCGGCCCCGGGACCCCCAGCAGCCGGGAGCAGCGCATCTCTGTGCCGGCTGCCCGCACCGGCATCCTGCAGGAGGCTCGGCGCCGCGGGACGCGGAAACAGATGTTCCGACAGGGGAAGGAGGAGACCAAGAACTCGCCCAACCCCGAGCTTCTCTCGCTGGTGCAGAATCTGGATGAGAAACCTCGGGCTGGGGGTGCGGAATCGGGTCCTGAAGACGACGCGCTGAGCCTCGGCGCCGAAGCTTGCAACTTCATGCAGCCGCCAGGGGGCAAGAGCTACAAGACCGTGCCCGCTCCCAAGACCCCGCCCCCTGCGGCTCCTAAGACTCCACCTCCTGTGGCCCCCAAACCCTCGGCTCGAGGGCTCTTGGATGGGCTGGTAAACGGGGCGGCCTCTTCAGCTGGAATCTCTGAGCCACCAAggctgcagggcaggggtggggagctgTTTGCCAAGCGGCAGAGCCGTGCGGACAG